In a single window of the Leifsonia sp. 1010 genome:
- a CDS encoding globin, which produces MSIPVGPQPSFYDQIGGHETFVRLVDAFYRDVADDPVLRPMYPEEDLGPAKERLTLFLEQYWGGPTTYSEQRGHPRLRMRHNPFKVNPDARDRWLTHMRTAVGELDLPPLQEETLWNYLERAAFAMVNTFEE; this is translated from the coding sequence ATGAGCATCCCCGTCGGCCCTCAGCCGAGCTTCTACGACCAGATCGGCGGACACGAGACGTTCGTCCGGTTGGTGGACGCGTTCTACCGCGATGTCGCCGACGACCCGGTGCTGCGACCGATGTACCCGGAGGAGGATCTCGGCCCGGCGAAGGAGCGGCTGACGCTGTTCCTGGAGCAGTACTGGGGCGGTCCGACGACGTACAGCGAGCAGCGCGGGCACCCGCGCCTCCGGATGCGGCACAACCCCTTCAAGGTGAACCCGGACGCCCGTGACCGCTGGCTGACCCACATGCGGACCGCGGTCGGCGAACTCGACCTCCCGCCGCTGCAGGAGGAGACGCTCTGGAATTACCTGGAGCGGGCCGCGTTCGCTATGGTCAACACATTCGAGGAGTAG
- a CDS encoding FAD-binding dehydrogenase produces the protein MTYEPDAIVVGAGLAGLVAASELLDAGRRVTIVEQEPSASFGGQAWWSFGGLFLIDSPEQRRMGVHDSLALARDDWFGTAGFDRDEDHWPRQWAEAYLQFAAGEKRAWLHEKGVRFFPVVGWAERGDGRAGGHGNSVPRFHITWGTGPGVVEPFARRVQSAAANGRAAIRNRHRVDELIVEDGRVTGVRGAVLAPDTAGRGAPSNRDVVGDFELRAPVVIVASGGIGGNHDLVRAAWPARLGEPPASMLSGVPAHVDGRMLAIAETAGAHLINGDRMWHYTEGIQNWDPVWERHGIRILPGPSSLWLDAHGDRLPSPLYPGFDTLGTLEHLRRTGSDYSWFVLTQKIIEKEFALSGSEQNPDLTGKDVRLLAKRVAPGAPGPVEAFKEKGADFVVADTLDELLAGMQRIADVPLDTELVARHVHERDRQLDNEFGKDLQLAAIRAARRYRGDKLIRVATPHKLLDPAAGPLIAVKLHILTRKSLGGIETDLDGRVLSADGSVVPGLYAVGEASGFGGGGMHGYRALEGTFLGGCLFSGRQAGRAAARA, from the coding sequence ATGACCTACGAACCCGACGCGATCGTCGTCGGCGCGGGCCTTGCGGGCCTGGTCGCCGCATCCGAACTGCTGGACGCGGGGCGCCGGGTCACCATCGTGGAGCAGGAGCCGTCCGCCTCGTTCGGCGGGCAGGCCTGGTGGTCGTTCGGTGGGCTCTTCCTCATCGACTCCCCCGAACAGCGCAGGATGGGCGTGCACGACTCCCTCGCGCTTGCCCGCGACGACTGGTTCGGCACCGCCGGCTTCGACCGCGACGAGGATCACTGGCCGCGGCAGTGGGCGGAGGCGTACCTGCAGTTCGCGGCCGGTGAGAAGCGGGCCTGGCTGCACGAGAAGGGCGTGCGCTTCTTCCCCGTCGTGGGATGGGCGGAGCGCGGCGACGGAAGGGCCGGCGGTCACGGCAACTCGGTCCCCCGCTTCCACATCACGTGGGGCACCGGTCCGGGGGTCGTCGAGCCCTTCGCGCGACGCGTGCAGTCGGCGGCGGCGAACGGACGCGCGGCGATCCGCAATCGGCACCGGGTGGACGAGCTGATCGTCGAGGACGGCCGGGTCACCGGCGTGCGCGGCGCGGTGCTCGCACCGGACACCGCCGGTCGCGGTGCGCCCAGCAACCGGGACGTCGTCGGCGACTTCGAGCTCCGGGCGCCGGTCGTCATCGTCGCCTCCGGCGGGATCGGCGGAAACCACGACCTCGTCCGCGCCGCCTGGCCTGCGCGGCTGGGCGAGCCTCCCGCATCCATGCTTTCCGGAGTGCCGGCCCACGTCGACGGCCGCATGCTGGCGATCGCGGAGACCGCGGGCGCGCACCTGATCAACGGCGACCGGATGTGGCACTACACCGAGGGCATCCAGAACTGGGATCCGGTGTGGGAGCGGCACGGCATCCGCATCCTGCCCGGCCCGTCATCCCTGTGGCTGGATGCGCACGGCGACCGACTGCCGTCGCCGCTGTATCCGGGATTCGACACGCTCGGCACGCTGGAGCACCTGCGGCGGACGGGTTCGGACTACAGCTGGTTCGTGCTGACCCAGAAGATCATCGAGAAGGAGTTCGCGCTCTCCGGCAGCGAGCAGAATCCCGACCTGACCGGCAAGGACGTGCGGCTGCTCGCCAAACGCGTCGCTCCGGGCGCACCCGGGCCGGTGGAGGCGTTCAAGGAGAAGGGCGCCGACTTCGTGGTCGCCGACACGCTCGACGAACTGCTGGCCGGGATGCAGCGCATCGCGGACGTCCCGCTCGACACCGAGCTGGTCGCACGGCACGTGCACGAGCGCGACCGTCAGCTGGACAACGAGTTCGGCAAGGATCTGCAGCTCGCCGCCATCCGAGCCGCGCGCCGTTACCGGGGCGACAAACTGATCCGCGTCGCAACGCCGCACAAGCTGCTCGACCCGGCGGCGGGACCTCTGATCGCGGTGAAGCTGCACATCCTGACCCGGAAGAGCCTCGGCGGCATCGAGACGGACCTCGACGGGCGGGTGCTGTCGGCCGATGGGTCGGTGGTTCCGGGCCTCTACGCGGTCGGTGAGGCGAGCGGCTTCGGCGGCGGAGGGATGCACGGCTACCGCGCCCTGGAGGGCACGTTCCTCGGCGGCTGCCTCTTCTCGGGCCGCCAGGCCGGTCGAGCCGCCGCCCGCGCCTGA
- a CDS encoding response regulator transcription factor, whose product MTDAPIRILLVDDQQLVRMGFRMVLEAEPDLAVVGEAADGAEAVRLTAQVRPDVVLMDVRMPVLDGIEATRRIVETDPGARIIILTTFDLDEYAFGGLRAGASGFLLKDARPDELIGAVRAVAAGDAAVSGRVTRAMLEMFADRLPSGSSPNQTGHDPAAALTPREREILLAIGEGLSNGEIGARFYLTESTVKTHVGRVLSKLQLRDRVHAVIFAYEHGLLDR is encoded by the coding sequence CGGATGGTGCTGGAGGCCGAACCGGACCTCGCCGTGGTCGGCGAGGCGGCCGACGGCGCCGAAGCCGTCCGGCTCACCGCGCAGGTGCGACCGGACGTGGTGCTCATGGATGTCCGGATGCCGGTGCTCGACGGCATCGAGGCGACCCGGCGCATCGTCGAGACCGACCCGGGCGCGCGGATCATCATCCTGACCACCTTCGACCTCGACGAGTACGCGTTCGGCGGGCTGCGGGCAGGCGCGAGCGGATTCCTGCTCAAGGATGCGCGCCCCGACGAGCTCATCGGCGCCGTGCGCGCGGTGGCGGCGGGCGACGCGGCCGTCTCCGGCCGGGTGACCCGGGCGATGCTGGAGATGTTCGCCGACCGGCTCCCGTCGGGGTCATCGCCGAACCAGACCGGGCACGACCCGGCGGCCGCCCTCACCCCGCGCGAGCGGGAGATCCTGCTCGCGATCGGCGAGGGCCTCAGCAACGGCGAGATCGGCGCGCGGTTCTACCTGACCGAGTCGACGGTGAAGACGCACGTCGGGCGCGTGCTCTCGAAGCTGCAGCTGCGCGACCGCGTGCACGCGGTGATCTTCGCGTACGAGCACGGGCTGCTGGACCGATGA
- a CDS encoding zf-HC2 domain-containing protein gives MTTHDEFATWDAAYVLGALSPTERRAFEAHLRECDRCSEAVAELAGMPGILSRVPREQAAALLEEPLPTPSATDRPDSEGPSPDVLPSLLHQARRRRIRSRWLVAGLSAAAAAIVVGFAAFALPAILQPASTPTAAVVMKQVEPSPLTADLRLTAEPWGTRIDSDCRYAHLGGDDGDRAWTYAMVVTDRSGTQHEISTWTAEAGTVATPVATTSIPIADIASVDIRAAGGTVLLRSTFD, from the coding sequence ATGACCACGCACGACGAGTTCGCCACCTGGGACGCCGCATACGTGCTAGGCGCGCTCTCACCGACGGAACGCCGCGCCTTCGAGGCGCACCTGCGCGAGTGCGACCGATGCTCCGAGGCGGTGGCCGAGCTGGCCGGGATGCCGGGCATCCTCAGCCGCGTGCCGCGCGAGCAGGCCGCAGCGCTCCTGGAGGAGCCGCTGCCGACGCCGAGCGCAACCGATCGGCCCGACTCCGAGGGACCGTCGCCCGACGTGCTCCCGTCGCTGCTGCACCAGGCACGCCGGCGTCGCATTCGGTCCCGCTGGCTGGTGGCGGGGCTGTCCGCCGCTGCCGCCGCGATCGTGGTGGGATTCGCCGCCTTCGCCCTGCCCGCGATCCTGCAGCCCGCATCCACGCCCACCGCTGCCGTGGTCATGAAACAGGTCGAACCGAGCCCGCTCACCGCCGACCTCCGGCTGACCGCGGAACCGTGGGGCACCCGCATCGATTCCGACTGCCGCTACGCCCACCTCGGGGGCGACGACGGCGACCGAGCGTGGACCTACGCGATGGTCGTCACCGACCGTTCGGGCACGCAGCACGAGATCTCGACCTGGACGGCGGAGGCCGGAACAGTTGCGACGCCCGTCGCGACGACGAGCATCCCGATCGCGGACATCGCCTCGGTGGACATCCGCGCAGCGGGCGGGACGGTACTGCTGCGCAGCACGTTCGACTAG
- a CDS encoding acyl-CoA thioesterase II, translating to MTEPLASLLTALDLTDTGARTSEDIFTGPSQWMPLGRVFGGQVLAQSIIAATRTVDDDRSIHSMHGYFLRPGDVNFPITFSVDRIHDGRSFSRRRTQAYQNGLPILSMIASYQTEDEGIEHQDAMPEGLPDPESLPSTASSLEDVRHPVAQYWASQRPFDMRHVTSPVYLSVEGDRVAHQAVWFRTIGDMPDDPRLHQAALAYASDYTIMESIMRRHGIAWATPGLKAASLDHAMWWHRPARVDEWLLYVQESPTAGGGRGLAEGRIFTRDGRLVASVAQEATIRLPRAED from the coding sequence GTGACCGAGCCCCTGGCTTCCCTACTGACCGCGCTCGATCTGACCGACACCGGCGCCCGCACCAGTGAGGACATCTTCACGGGCCCATCGCAGTGGATGCCGCTGGGCCGCGTGTTCGGCGGCCAGGTGCTCGCGCAGTCCATCATTGCGGCCACCCGGACGGTCGACGACGACCGCAGCATCCACTCGATGCACGGATACTTCCTGCGTCCGGGCGACGTGAACTTCCCGATCACGTTCTCCGTGGACCGCATCCACGACGGGCGGTCCTTCTCTCGGCGCCGCACCCAGGCGTATCAGAACGGGCTCCCCATCCTGTCGATGATCGCCTCGTACCAGACCGAGGATGAGGGCATCGAGCACCAGGACGCGATGCCCGAGGGGCTGCCGGACCCGGAGAGCCTGCCGTCGACGGCGTCGTCGCTGGAGGACGTGCGCCATCCCGTCGCGCAGTACTGGGCCAGCCAGCGCCCGTTCGACATGCGGCACGTCACCTCGCCGGTCTACCTCTCGGTCGAGGGCGACCGGGTCGCGCACCAGGCGGTCTGGTTCCGAACCATCGGTGACATGCCCGACGATCCCCGGCTGCACCAGGCCGCACTCGCCTACGCGAGCGACTACACGATCATGGAGTCGATCATGCGGCGGCACGGCATCGCCTGGGCCACCCCGGGGCTCAAGGCCGCGAGCCTCGACCACGCGATGTGGTGGCACCGGCCGGCCCGGGTGGACGAGTGGCTGCTGTACGTGCAGGAGTCGCCGACCGCCGGCGGCGGGCGCGGGTTGGCGGAGGGGCGCATCTTCACCCGCGATGGACGCCTGGTGGCGAGCGTCGCGCAGGAGGCGACCATCCGGCTCCCGCGCGCCGAGGACTGA
- a CDS encoding mechanosensitive ion channel domain-containing protein: MEILKANFWTDLGSWAVDAGWNIVNAVCIVAGAFLLSWILRVVIRKVVARIVSGVKKGQNVSDTQALVASPLAAVRVVQRTRTLGSVLTNIVNVTIGIIAIILILNVFVPDVLGSFALLTAAIGAGLGFGAQNIVKDVLNGLFMVMEDQLGVGDVVDLGSATGVVEAVGIRVTQVRDVNGTLWFVRNGEILRVGNMSQGWARVIIDLAVPYEADVEAVEAKMLETATALATSTKWRSRILEKPELWGIESISADAIVIRIVLKTRTTAKDDVSRELRLRLKQALDEMDVKLPSLSAVVLSGFDSAASVMGAKPPRTRPSQAVTPEPPLKGRKARAAAKRQQAAGGGRVADPGAIRITPAVEGGASVRKAAGEKAAGEKAPKPDADTAPHPRPETDGPAR; the protein is encoded by the coding sequence ATGGAAATCCTCAAAGCGAACTTCTGGACCGATCTGGGCTCCTGGGCGGTCGACGCCGGCTGGAACATCGTCAACGCCGTCTGCATCGTCGCCGGTGCCTTCCTGCTGAGCTGGATCCTGCGCGTCGTCATCCGCAAGGTCGTCGCCCGGATCGTCAGCGGCGTCAAGAAGGGCCAGAACGTCAGCGACACGCAGGCGCTCGTGGCGTCGCCGCTCGCGGCCGTGCGCGTGGTGCAGCGCACGCGGACGCTCGGCTCGGTGCTGACCAACATCGTCAACGTGACGATCGGCATCATCGCGATCATCCTCATCCTCAATGTCTTCGTCCCCGACGTGCTCGGGTCGTTCGCGCTGCTCACGGCCGCGATCGGCGCCGGGCTCGGTTTCGGCGCCCAGAACATCGTGAAGGACGTGCTCAACGGCCTGTTCATGGTCATGGAGGACCAGTTGGGCGTCGGCGATGTGGTCGACCTCGGCTCCGCGACCGGCGTGGTCGAGGCGGTCGGCATCCGCGTGACCCAGGTGCGCGATGTCAACGGGACGCTCTGGTTCGTCCGCAACGGCGAGATCCTCCGCGTCGGCAACATGTCGCAGGGCTGGGCGCGCGTCATCATCGACCTCGCGGTGCCCTACGAGGCCGATGTCGAGGCGGTCGAAGCGAAGATGCTGGAAACCGCGACGGCGCTCGCGACCAGCACCAAGTGGCGCTCGCGCATCCTCGAGAAGCCGGAGCTGTGGGGAATCGAGTCGATCTCGGCCGACGCGATCGTCATCCGCATCGTGTTGAAGACCCGCACCACTGCGAAGGACGACGTCTCGCGCGAGCTGCGCCTCCGCCTCAAGCAGGCCCTGGACGAGATGGATGTGAAGCTCCCGTCGCTCTCTGCCGTCGTGCTGAGCGGATTCGACAGCGCCGCGAGCGTCATGGGCGCGAAGCCCCCGCGCACCCGGCCGAGCCAGGCCGTGACGCCGGAGCCGCCGCTGAAGGGGCGCAAGGCGCGCGCGGCGGCGAAGCGCCAGCAGGCGGCGGGCGGCGGACGGGTGGCCGACCCGGGCGCGATCCGGATCACGCCGGCGGTCGAGGGCGGAGCGTCCGTGCGGAAGGCGGCTGGGGAAAAGGCGGCGGGGGAAAAGGCGCCAAAGCCCGATGCCGACACCGCGCCCCACCCCCGCCCCGAGACGGACGGACCCGCCCGATGA